CCTGGAATGTCCCGGTAGTGCTCGCGGACTTTCTTGTTGCCTTCCTTATCCCGTCGACCGGGAAGGACTGAGGAGTTGAAGCCATCGACGCTTGGCATCGGATCGTTCGGGGTGGCGCCAAAATAGCGGTAACCCTCGATAGCCAGGTCGAAGTCCCGATGGACAATGACTACAACGCAACTACCTGGCATCAGCGTGAAATCGGTTCGGACGGAGAAGCTTTTGTTTTTCCCCTCGGAGTTGACCTGTTTGATTTGGACGAACCGTGTTCGCCCTGACATTGTGAGGACAAGATCGAATCCCGACTCATCGACCTCAGTTCGAAGAATGTCCATACGGACCTCAGGATCACGCCGCCAAAGCTCTCCAGCGAGTGCGGCGATCATCGAGTGGGTGAGGACGTTCTCGACGTATGAGGACCGGGTGGCGAGGGCTGCGCGGTAGTCAGGCATCAAGCGGCCTTCTTGATCGGTTCCGGTTCTTCCCTTGGTGCCGACGCTTCGATCCGCTCACGGAGTTCCTTCCCAGCCTTGAAGTGCGGTACCCACTTTGCGCCAACCGCCACCTTCTCTCCGGTCTTCGGGTTCCGCCCGGTGCGTGGCGGACGGTAGTTCAGCGCGAAGCTACCGAAGCCGCGAATTTCGATTCGATCACCTTGTGCCAGGGCTCCATTGATCGCCGCAAGGATTTCAGTGACCGACATTTCGGCATCCTTTGTGACCAATGACGGAAAGCGTTCAGCGAGGCGGGCGATGAGTTCGGAGCGTGTCATGATCTTGCGATTGTAATCCATTCAATAGCTTATCTCTTGAAACGGCTCCAATTCGGAAGGTATTTAATCGCTGGGTTGAATACTCGGCGCTTTGCAATGAAGCCATCAGATTCAAGGTAGCCTTCCCGCTCAAGCTCCAGTAGAAATTCCGTTACCTCGTCATCGATATCTATTTGGGAGGTATAGCGCGAGTCAGGATCGTCGAATCCGGTCCCGTAGGAAAAGGTATCGTAGCGGGTGCGACACCATTGGAGGACATCGCCAAGTCTGAACTCCCGCTTTTCAGTGTTGGCGACCACAAAACGGAAAAACACGCCTGTTCGCCAAACGATGGAAGGGCAGAGAAATGGCGGTCCAACGGCATCTCTGCGGTTGAAGAGCAGCGGCAAAGTTTCTGGTCGTCGATCCAGCAAGAAACAGTGATAGGTCAGTTTTGCTAGGTGGTTGAGTGTTTTGTATGTCTCGATTCTTCGGTTCTTCGGGATGGACTGTAGCCATTCATGAGTCATTTCGCCGCCGTAGTCATCGGCTGCTTGGATTAGTAAGTCCCATCCATCGCCGTCATCGTCCTCGTGGCGGTCGTCGTCATCAAGATCAGGGTCGTAGGGGTTATCTCGCCAATTCTCGTATTCATATTGAGCAATTTTTTCCTGCAACTGCTTCCGAAGTCGAGTTTGAAGATCAAATTCGTCGGGGTGGAACGCCCATTTCCGCAGCGACATCTTGGAGAGAACGGCTTTATCGATCTCCTCAAGTGGCGTATCCAGGGCAATTTTTGAGAGGTCGATTTCAACCGTTGGAATGCCGTAGCGTCTCAGCTTTGAACGCTTCTCTCGATCAACAAAATGGGTAACCGCCACTTCGACGAAAAGCAGCCCGGCGTCGGTCTCAAACTGGACATCGGGCACGATCTCCTTAAATCCCTGTTCGAAGGCGCCAGAAAGAATTGCGTGTTCCTTGCCGGGCACCGTCTCATCGACCCAAAACCTGTAGTTGTCGTCCTGGATAACCACATAGAGAAAAGGCGTGGTGAATGCCAGTTGCCGGGCAATCAGGCGCTTTGCGTAATCGTGGAGCGCTGTTTCTGGTTTGTACGTGCAATCGGTCTTTGCGTGGTGGGCGAAGTGGTGGGCGTTATCCTCGCCCTTCTTCGCAACCAAATCGGATTTGCAGCCGGGACACTGGCAGTTGCATTTCAGTCCGCGATCCACATGGCTGATATGGATGTACTCGCCGTCGCGCCAGCCGAAGGGTAGCTTTACATCGGCCATCGGTTTCGAGCGCCCGAGTTAATGCTTGAAGTAGAGCCGGCGCAGGACAGTCCTAGAGGTCACCAGGACTAAATGAAGGCGGAATGTACTGTGGTCCTCATCCGACAATCCCGGGTGGGAGCCGTCTGAATGCAGCATCTTGAAGAGACCGCTGACGAAGCTCTTGCCATCGGTGGTCATCTCGTTTCTGGAAGAGGACAAAAAACCCTTTTCGGCGAGCAGTGTGCGTCGATTTTCCGAGGTCTTACGGTTCTCCACATCCGCTGGAAATTCGTGCTTAGCAATGTCATCGAGCAACCCCTCAAGAAACGTCCGCATTTGGGCGTTTGCAGCAGCCCAATCGCCTCTGGTATGGGCATCGATAGCCTGGTCTAAATGCCCAAGTGGCGTGAAGAAGTTGAAATGCTTCAAGAGCGAATGAACTTCATCATCCGTTTTCGGAAGATTAATTTCATCGGGTAGTGCTGCCCGAAGATAAGGGCGACCTGATTGCTCTTCTGCGGCGATGACATAGCCATCGCGAGC
The sequence above is drawn from the Dechloromonas sp. TW-R-39-2 genome and encodes:
- a CDS encoding integration host factor subunit beta; translation: MTRSELIARLAERFPSLVTKDAEMSVTEILAAINGALAQGDRIEIRGFGSFALNYRPPRTGRNPKTGEKVAVGAKWVPHFKAGKELRERIEASAPREEPEPIKKAA
- a CDS encoding competence protein CoiA family protein, giving the protein MADVKLPFGWRDGEYIHISHVDRGLKCNCQCPGCKSDLVAKKGEDNAHHFAHHAKTDCTYKPETALHDYAKRLIARQLAFTTPFLYVVIQDDNYRFWVDETVPGKEHAILSGAFEQGFKEIVPDVQFETDAGLLFVEVAVTHFVDREKRSKLRRYGIPTVEIDLSKIALDTPLEEIDKAVLSKMSLRKWAFHPDEFDLQTRLRKQLQEKIAQYEYENWRDNPYDPDLDDDDRHEDDDGDGWDLLIQAADDYGGEMTHEWLQSIPKNRRIETYKTLNHLAKLTYHCFLLDRRPETLPLLFNRRDAVGPPFLCPSIVWRTGVFFRFVVANTEKREFRLGDVLQWCRTRYDTFSYGTGFDDPDSRYTSQIDIDDEVTEFLLELEREGYLESDGFIAKRRVFNPAIKYLPNWSRFKR